A single genomic interval of Astyanax mexicanus isolate ESR-SI-001 chromosome 4, AstMex3_surface, whole genome shotgun sequence harbors:
- the LOC125801453 gene encoding zinc finger protein 239-like, giving the protein MKPSPDMEQHQHSVKSFTKQSDLKKHQRIHTGEKPYQCSDCGKSFNLQSTLKIHQRIHTGEKPYHCSDCGKSFNQQGHLKKHQRIHTGEKPYHCLDCGRRFTAQCHLKIHQRIHTGEKPYHCLDCGRRFTAQSNLKLHQRIHTGEKPYHCSDCGKSFTEQSTLKNHQRIHTGEKPYYCSDCGKSFTQQSNLQNHQRIHTGEKPYYCSDCGRSFTQQSNLQNHQRIHTGEKTPSQISFKAIKSTNSKSFRQNTLSYTNVSLCHLGHVPPETNMS; this is encoded by the coding sequence atgaagccaagtcccgacatggagcaacatcagcactctgtcaagagttttactaaacagagtgatctcaaaaaacaccagcgcattcacacaggagagaaaccgtatcaatgctcagactgtgggaagagttttaatctacagagtactctcaaaatacaccagcgcattcacacaggagagaaaccgtatcactgctcagactgtgggaagagttttaatcaacagggtcatctcaaaaaacaccagcgcattcacacaggagagaaaccgtatcactgtttagACTGTGGAAGGAGATTTACTGCACAGTgtcatctcaaaattcaccagcgcattcacacaggagagaaaccgtatcactgtttagACTGTGGAAGGAGATTTACtgcacagagtaatctcaaactgcatcagcgcattcacacaggagagaaaccgtatcactgctcagactgtgggaagagttttaccgaacagagtactctcaaaaaccaccagcgcattcacacaggagagaaaccgtattactgctcagactgtgggaagagttttactcaacagagtaatctccaaaatcaccagcgcattcacacaggagagaaaccatattactgctcagactgtgggaggagttttactcaacagagtaatctccaaaatcaccagcgcattcacacgggAGAGAAAACTCCATCTCAAATCAGTTTCAAGGCAATTAAAAGCACCAATTCTaagtctttcagacagaacaccttatcctacacaaatgtttcactttgtcacttgggacacgttccaccagaaacaaacatgagctga